From the genome of Biomphalaria glabrata chromosome 1, xgBioGlab47.1, whole genome shotgun sequence, one region includes:
- the LOC106053468 gene encoding biogenesis of lysosome-related organelles complex 1 subunit 1-like: MMLSNLVKQHQARQQARKELQEKRKRDAIAAATALSHVLVDHLNAGVAQAYVNQKKLDTETRILQANATQFSKQTVQWLKLVEDFNTALKEIGDVENWAKSIETDMRTISSALEYAYSKTE; the protein is encoded by the exons ATGATGCTGTCAAACTTGGTAAAACAGCACCAAGCAAGACAACAAGCCCGAAAAGAGCTTCAGG agaaAAGAAAACGAGATGCAATAGCTGCAGCAACAGCTCTTTCTCATGTACTAGTTGATCATTTAAATGCAgg TGTAGCTCAAGCTTACGTTAACCAGAAGAAATTGGATACAGAGACCCGTATTCTTCAGGCCAACGCAACTCAGTTCTCCAAGCAAACTGTACAATGGTTAAAATTAGTTGAGGATTTCAATACTGCTTTAAAG GAAATTGGTGATGTAGAAAATTGGGCAAAAAGTATTGAAACAGATATGAGGACTATATCAAGTGCTCTTGAGTATGCCTACAGTAAAA cTGAATAA
- the LOC106051566 gene encoding protein FAM136A-like, whose amino-acid sequence MDGAQARVEEAISKMVNSLDTECLRKMQVDMYQCSAKCCQDSKASLEDVQRCIDNCSKDVNKAQAYLQNEIEIFQNRLQRCAMSCQDKIRDELPAKPSDRDVEKTRHTLEKCVIQCADKHVELVPALTKKMLETLKNRNF is encoded by the exons ATGGACGGAGCACAGGCGCGTGTGGAAGAAGCTATTTCAAAAATGGTTAATAGCCTAGATACTGAATGCTTGCGAAAAATGCAG GTTGACATGTATCAGTGTAGTGCTAAATGTTGTCAAGACAGCAAAGCTTCCCTAGAAGATGTACAAAGATGTATAGATAATTGCTCCAAAGATGTGAACAAAGCTCAGGCATATTTACAGAATGAAATTGAGATATTTCAG aaTCGCTTGCAACGTTGTGCAATGAGCTGTCAGGATAAAATACGTGATGAACTCCCAGCTAAGCCATCAGATAGAGATGTTGAAAAAACTAGACATACTTTAGAGAAATGTGTTATTCAGTGTGCTGATAAACATGTGGAACTAGTTCCTGcactgacaaaaaaaatgctcgaaactttgaaaaatagaaatttttag
- the LOC106051575 gene encoding uncharacterized protein LOC106051575 — protein MHSNRHSVVQNSGKKLNVETEKNKTEVEFELPQKKFGARPELTTKQKLELSKAFGIFDPRGCGLIEQRGFMLAMRALGFEPKFSQVDDLIAKVTGRTDNETLDFKDFYNLLTVVMTGDDSKDDVRKAFKMFSSPETGVISLENLEVINHELGQDISREKLQEMITFADKNGDGVIDLQEFIAMMERPMLE, from the exons ATGCATTCCAACAGACACAGCGTTGTTCAAAACTCTGGGAAA aaactaaatgtagaaactgaaaaaaataaaactgaagtTGAATTTGAGCTGCCCCAGAAGAAATTTGGAGCTAGACCAGAGCTAACTACAAAGCAAAAGCTTGAACTCAGTAAAGCGTTTGGAATTTTCGATCCCAGGGGATGTGGACTTATAGAACAGAGAGGTTTCATGCTAGCGATGAGAGCCTTAGGATTCGAGCCGAAATTCAGTCAAGTGGATGATCTCATTG CAAAAGTGACTGGACGAACTGACAATGAAACATTGGATTTCAAAGATTTCTACAATTTGTTGACAGTTGTAATGACAGGAGATGATTCCAAAGATGATGTAAGGAAAGCATTCAAAATGTTCAGCTCTCCAGAAACTGGGGTGATATCTTTAGAGAATTTAGAG GTCATAAATCATGAACTTGGACAAGATATATCAAGAGAAAAATTACAGGAAATGATAACTTTTGCAGACAAAAATGGAGATGGTGTAATTGATCTTCAAGAATTCATTGCCATGATGGAAAGGCCCATGCTGGAgtag
- the LOC106051576 gene encoding partner of Y14 and mago-like: protein MMAERTGVVRDEQTGELILPATQRPDGTWRKPRRVKDGYIPQEEVPVYETKGTQWAKSKPDYPIGLNPNDIEKLRIAKNKDSEKVPENVLSKAAKKNAKRKEKRKQTQNISSTSSIENSKQNDAPIRTENLEAPSSDVITKDVISKKIKSLKKKLRQIEDLEEKIKSGILKNPEKEQLEKLERKKEILDEIEDLELELDD, encoded by the exons gAGAATTAATATTACCAGCTACACAAAGGCCTGATGGTACTTGGAGAAAACCAAGACGAGTGAAAGATGGTTATATTCCACAAGAGGAAGTTCCTgt ATATGAAACCAAAGGAACGCAATGGGCAAAAAGTAAACCAGATTACCCTATAGGTTTGAATCCAAATGATATAGAAAAACTGCGCATAGCTAAAAATAAAGATTCAGAAAAAGTACCGGAAAATGTACTTTCCAAAGCGGcaaagaaaaatgcaaaaagaaaagaaaaacgaaaACAAACCCAAAATATAAGCAGCACATCATCAATTGAAAATTCTAAACAAAATGATGCACCCATAAGAACCGAAAATTTAGAAGCACCCAGCAGCGATGTTATTACCAAAGATGTGATCTCCAagaaaattaaatcattaaaaaagaaattgagaCAAATTGAGGACTTGgaagagaaaattaaaagtgGAATACTTAAAAATCCAGAAAAAGAACAATTAGAAaaattagagagaaagaaagaaatattggaTGAGATTGAAGACTTGGAGCTTGAACTGGATGATTGA